The stretch of DNA CGTGGACATTGCCGTCCCGCCGTGGCACCAGAAGGACCTCGTCCGGAAAGCGACCGCGGCCGGGAAGCACCTGCTGTGCCAGAAACCGTTGTCCAATATATACGCCGAAGCCGTCGATATCGTGGAGATGGCGGAGGCGAGCGGTGTGAAGCTGGCCGTGAACCAGCAGATGCGGTGGGACCAGGCCGTTCGGGCGTCCCGCACCCTGCTGAACCGGGGATTGCTGGGCGATCCCGCTTCGGCCGTGATCGACGTGAGTATTCTGACCGAATGGCGGGCCTGGCCCTGGGTGCTCACGGCCGAAGGTCTCGACCTGATGTTCCACAGTATACATTACTTCGACAGCATGCGTTCCCTGTTCGGAGACCCCGTACGCGTGTGGTCGTCCGGCGCGTCTTATCCCGGTCATGCAGTGACCGGTGAAACACGGACGATCACGGTATTCGAGTACTCGGACACGTTTCGTGCCATGGTGTCCGTCAACCACAACAACTGGACGGAAGAGCGCTTCGCGACCCTGCGCATCGACGGCACGGAAGGATACGCCGCCGGGACGTTCGGCCTGCTCTACGACTACCCCCACGGCCGGCCGGACACCTTGTCGTATTCGAGCCGGAAGCTCGATCCCGACAAGACGATAAGCCATCG from Gemmatimonadota bacterium encodes:
- a CDS encoding Gfo/Idh/MocA family oxidoreductase; the encoded protein is VDIAVPPWHQKDLVRKATAAGKHLLCQKPLSNIYAEAVDIVEMAEASGVKLAVNQQMRWDQAVRASRTLLNRGLLGDPASAVIDVSILTEWRAWPWVLTAEGLDLMFHSIHYFDSMRSLFGDPVRVWSSGASYPGHAVTGETRTITVFEYSDTFRAMVSVNHNNWTEERFATLRIDGTEGYAAGTFGLLYDYPHGRPDTLSYSSRKLDPDKTISHRFEERWIPDAFIGPMGELMAAIEQDRLPETNGRDNLKTLQLVNAGYRSMAEHRAVAPAEIG